A stretch of Paraburkholderia phenazinium DNA encodes these proteins:
- a CDS encoding effector-associated constant component EACC1: MELSLDVTEAARPVEAAADLADWLKKARLPGVDEVRQEEMPPKPGEQGPSLESILTVVLGAPAVVAFVHCFFRYLEARRPKMKLTWKNGRKSLVIDCTNPPSIDELTAAAKSLIDE; encoded by the coding sequence ATGGAACTAAGCTTGGATGTCACAGAAGCCGCTCGCCCTGTCGAAGCGGCGGCTGATCTCGCCGACTGGCTAAAGAAAGCTCGGTTGCCCGGTGTCGACGAAGTGCGTCAGGAGGAAATGCCTCCCAAACCCGGTGAGCAAGGGCCCTCCCTGGAATCAATCTTGACCGTAGTGCTGGGAGCACCAGCTGTTGTGGCATTCGTCCACTGCTTTTTCAGGTATCTGGAGGCACGGCGGCCAAAGATGAAGCTTACTTGGAAGAACGGCAGGAAGTCGCTAGTGATTGACTGCACCAACCCGCCTTCAATCGATGAACTCACAGCGGCGGCAAAGTCCTTGATCGACGAATGA